A window of the Gossypium hirsutum isolate 1008001.06 chromosome A05, Gossypium_hirsutum_v2.1, whole genome shotgun sequence genome harbors these coding sequences:
- the LOC121229287 gene encoding uncharacterized protein isoform X3, giving the protein MGKRDKKRRHQQRSSHRGAASYYSVQHDDDYEDESSSFQQPSQDSEEEQQEEEPEQEEEEDDPNPSPEMPSKFILYQQSVQSPKGDISYLQKFFLMYVGGRLPLHLQEDFCGTALLSTEWLRSDPRRTAFGLDLDLEALQWCLENNINKVGADGYSRISLFHGNVLNPHEAKLVSFKPQELIRNIQLEESDYNSQMTATEPNINEGSITLSNEESVKADSKISARDIICAFNYSCCCLHKRAELVLYFKHVLEALSKKGGIFVMDLYGGTSSEQPLRLQRRFPNFTYTWEQAEFNIIERKTRISLHFHLQKQQKKLRHAFSYSWRLLVVIAGD; this is encoded by the exons ATGGGAAAACGAGACAAGAAACGAAGGCACCAACAAAGATCATCTCATAGAGGAGCAGCCTCTTATTACTCTGTCCAACACGATGATGATTATGAAGATGAGAGCTCCAGTTTTCAACAACCATCTCAAGATTCTGAAGAAGAACAACAAGAAGAAGAACCAGaacaagaggaagaagaagatgacCCAAACCCATCACCGGAAATGCCATCAAAATTCATTCTTTACCAACAATCTGTACAG TCACCGAAAGGAGATATAAGCTATTTGCAGAAGTTCTTTTTGATGTATGTGGGTGGAAGGTTGCCTCTGCATCTTCAAGAAGATTTCTGTGGCACTGCACTTCTTAG tacagaatggctccgaagtGATCCAAGGCGGACAGCTTTTGGATTGGATCTTGATCTCGAGGCATTGCAGTGGTGCCTGGAGAACAACATCAACAAAGTTGGGGCTGATGGGTATTCGAGAATATCTCTCTTTCACGGGAATGTATTAAATCCGCATGAGGCAAAATTAGTCAGCTTCAAGCCTCAAGAGCTGATAAGGAACATTCAGTTGGAGGAAAGTGATTATAATTCTCAGATGACTGCAACAGAACCTAACATAAACGAGGGTTCTATCACTTTGTCAAATGAAGAGTCTGTTAAGGCAGATTCCAAAATATCTGCAAGAGACATTATATGTGCTTTTAATTACAGCTGCTGCTGTCTCCATAAACGTGCAGAACTGGTTTTGTATTTCAAGCATGTTCTTGAAGCCTTGTCTAAAAAGGGTGGTATATTTGTGATGGATTTATACGGTGGCACGTCATCCGAGCAGCCCTTAAGACTTCAAAGGAGATTTCCCAATTTTACG TATACTTGGGAGCAAGCTGAATTCAACATCATTGAACGCAAAACAAGGATTAGTCTCCATTTCCATCTTCAAAAGCAGCAGAAGAAACTTCGCCATGCATTTTCTTACAGTTGGAGGCTGTTA GTGGTCATTGCCGGAGATTAG
- the LOC121229287 gene encoding uncharacterized protein isoform X2 encodes MGKRDKKRRHQQRSSHRGAASYYSVQHDDDYEDESSSFQQPSQDSEEEQQEEEPEQEEEEDDPNPSPEMPSKFILYQQSVQSPKGDISYLQKFFLMYVGGRLPLHLQEDFCGTALLSTEWLRSDPRRTAFGLDLDLEALQWCLENNINKVGADGYSRISLFHGNVLNPHEAKLVSFKPQELIRNIQLEESDYNSQMTATEPNINEGSITLSNEESVKADSKISARDIICAFNYSCCCLHKRAELVLYFKHVLEALSKKGGIFVMDLYGGTSSEQPLRLQRRFPNFTYTWEQAEFNIIERKTRISLHFHLQKQQKKLRHAFSYSWRLWSLPEIRDCLEEAGFQSVHFWLRKMPDTSENRSTEGFGSGRDVKYEEVKTFQQEDAWNAYIVAVTN; translated from the exons ATGGGAAAACGAGACAAGAAACGAAGGCACCAACAAAGATCATCTCATAGAGGAGCAGCCTCTTATTACTCTGTCCAACACGATGATGATTATGAAGATGAGAGCTCCAGTTTTCAACAACCATCTCAAGATTCTGAAGAAGAACAACAAGAAGAAGAACCAGaacaagaggaagaagaagatgacCCAAACCCATCACCGGAAATGCCATCAAAATTCATTCTTTACCAACAATCTGTACAG TCACCGAAAGGAGATATAAGCTATTTGCAGAAGTTCTTTTTGATGTATGTGGGTGGAAGGTTGCCTCTGCATCTTCAAGAAGATTTCTGTGGCACTGCACTTCTTAG tacagaatggctccgaagtGATCCAAGGCGGACAGCTTTTGGATTGGATCTTGATCTCGAGGCATTGCAGTGGTGCCTGGAGAACAACATCAACAAAGTTGGGGCTGATGGGTATTCGAGAATATCTCTCTTTCACGGGAATGTATTAAATCCGCATGAGGCAAAATTAGTCAGCTTCAAGCCTCAAGAGCTGATAAGGAACATTCAGTTGGAGGAAAGTGATTATAATTCTCAGATGACTGCAACAGAACCTAACATAAACGAGGGTTCTATCACTTTGTCAAATGAAGAGTCTGTTAAGGCAGATTCCAAAATATCTGCAAGAGACATTATATGTGCTTTTAATTACAGCTGCTGCTGTCTCCATAAACGTGCAGAACTGGTTTTGTATTTCAAGCATGTTCTTGAAGCCTTGTCTAAAAAGGGTGGTATATTTGTGATGGATTTATACGGTGGCACGTCATCCGAGCAGCCCTTAAGACTTCAAAGGAGATTTCCCAATTTTACG TATACTTGGGAGCAAGCTGAATTCAACATCATTGAACGCAAAACAAGGATTAGTCTCCATTTCCATCTTCAAAAGCAGCAGAAGAAACTTCGCCATGCATTTTCTTACAGTTGGAGGCT GTGGTCATTGCCGGAGATTAGAGACTGCTTAGAAGAGGCTGGATTTCAATCTGTCCATTTCTGGCTTCGGAAGATGCCAGACACTAGTGAAAACAGAAGCACAGAGGGATTCGGCAGCGGGCGAGATGTGAAGTATGAAGAGGTAAAAACTTTCCAACAAGAAGATGCTTGGAATGCATATATTGTCGCGGTAACGAACTAG
- the LOC121229287 gene encoding uncharacterized protein isoform X1, whose translation MGKRDKKRRHQQRSSHRGAASYYSVQHDDDYEDESSSFQQPSQDSEEEQQEEEPEQEEEEDDPNPSPEMPSKFILYQQSVQSPKGDISYLQKFFLMYVGGRLPLHLQEDFCGTALLSTEWLRSDPRRTAFGLDLDLEALQWCLENNINKVGADGYSRISLFHGNVLNPHEAKLVSFKPQELIRNIQLEESDYNSQMTATEPNINEGSITLSNEESVKADSKISARDIICAFNYSCCCLHKRAELVLYFKHVLEALSKKGGIFVMDLYGGTSSEQPLRLQRRFPNFTYTWEQAEFNIIERKTRISLHFHLQKQQKKLRHAFSYSWRLLVLWSLPEIRDCLEEAGFQSVHFWLRKMPDTSENRSTEGFGSGRDVKYEEVKTFQQEDAWNAYIVAVTN comes from the exons ATGGGAAAACGAGACAAGAAACGAAGGCACCAACAAAGATCATCTCATAGAGGAGCAGCCTCTTATTACTCTGTCCAACACGATGATGATTATGAAGATGAGAGCTCCAGTTTTCAACAACCATCTCAAGATTCTGAAGAAGAACAACAAGAAGAAGAACCAGaacaagaggaagaagaagatgacCCAAACCCATCACCGGAAATGCCATCAAAATTCATTCTTTACCAACAATCTGTACAG TCACCGAAAGGAGATATAAGCTATTTGCAGAAGTTCTTTTTGATGTATGTGGGTGGAAGGTTGCCTCTGCATCTTCAAGAAGATTTCTGTGGCACTGCACTTCTTAG tacagaatggctccgaagtGATCCAAGGCGGACAGCTTTTGGATTGGATCTTGATCTCGAGGCATTGCAGTGGTGCCTGGAGAACAACATCAACAAAGTTGGGGCTGATGGGTATTCGAGAATATCTCTCTTTCACGGGAATGTATTAAATCCGCATGAGGCAAAATTAGTCAGCTTCAAGCCTCAAGAGCTGATAAGGAACATTCAGTTGGAGGAAAGTGATTATAATTCTCAGATGACTGCAACAGAACCTAACATAAACGAGGGTTCTATCACTTTGTCAAATGAAGAGTCTGTTAAGGCAGATTCCAAAATATCTGCAAGAGACATTATATGTGCTTTTAATTACAGCTGCTGCTGTCTCCATAAACGTGCAGAACTGGTTTTGTATTTCAAGCATGTTCTTGAAGCCTTGTCTAAAAAGGGTGGTATATTTGTGATGGATTTATACGGTGGCACGTCATCCGAGCAGCCCTTAAGACTTCAAAGGAGATTTCCCAATTTTACG TATACTTGGGAGCAAGCTGAATTCAACATCATTGAACGCAAAACAAGGATTAGTCTCCATTTCCATCTTCAAAAGCAGCAGAAGAAACTTCGCCATGCATTTTCTTACAGTTGGAGGCTGTTAGTTCT GTGGTCATTGCCGGAGATTAGAGACTGCTTAGAAGAGGCTGGATTTCAATCTGTCCATTTCTGGCTTCGGAAGATGCCAGACACTAGTGAAAACAGAAGCACAGAGGGATTCGGCAGCGGGCGAGATGTGAAGTATGAAGAGGTAAAAACTTTCCAACAAGAAGATGCTTGGAATGCATATATTGTCGCGGTAACGAACTAG